The proteins below come from a single Microaerobacter geothermalis genomic window:
- a CDS encoding ACT domain-containing protein yields the protein MGNRVVVSVVGRDQIGIIARVTAILAQQQVNVLDISQTTMQELFTMIMVVDMEKCPVSLETLQEYLFVVEQEMGLKISLQHEDIFKVMHRL from the coding sequence GTGGGGAATCGTGTGGTAGTTAGTGTTGTTGGGAGGGATCAAATCGGCATTATTGCAAGAGTGACAGCCATATTGGCCCAACAACAAGTGAATGTACTGGACATCAGTCAGACGACGATGCAGGAGTTATTTACCATGATTATGGTTGTGGATATGGAGAAATGTCCGGTCTCATTGGAGACGCTCCAGGAATATTTATTTGTTGTAGAACAGGAGATGGGATTAAAGATTTCGCTGCAGCATGAAGACATATTTAAAGTCATGCATCGATTATAG